The Halotia branconii CENA392 region CGATCGCGTGATTTAGAGCAACCGATTAAAGATACAATCGCCTCTGGTAAACCTTTTTTAGGTATCTGTTTGGGTCTGCAAATTCTTTTTGAATCAAGTGCAGAAGGTAATCAACCAGGACTGGGAATTATTAAAGGAAAAGTCCAAAGGTTTCGACCAGAACCGGGAATTACAATTCCCCACATGGGTTGGAATCAACTGGAAGTAACTCAACCAAAAAGCATTTTGTGGGAGCATTTACCAGCTCAACCTTGGGTTTATTTTGTTCACTCTTACTATGTTGATCCAATTGACCCACAAGTTCGGGCTGCAACTGTTACCCACGGTACTCAGACTATCACAGCGGCGATCGCTCACGAAAACCTAATGGCAGTTCAATTCCACCCGGAAAAATCCTCTAATATCGGATTGCAAATCTTGTCTAATTTTGTTGCTCAAGTCCGGGAGAAAATTGCTGCATAATCATGTTTTGTCAGTTGTCAGTTGTCAATTGTCAGCGATGCACTGAGTTTCGATTACGCGGTAATCGAGCGAAGTCGAGATTCAACTACCGCCTTGTCGAAGTGTTGTCAGCTTTTGCATCTTTTCCACCAACTACTGACTAATGACTAATGACTCTAAGAATCTACGGCAATCGTCAAATTAAAACTTTACCCGGACAAGAAACCAGACCTACTAGTTCGCGGGTAAGAGAAGCAGTTTTTAATATTTGGCAGGGTAAAATTGCAGGTTGTCGCTGGTTGGATATTTGTGCTGGTACTGGTTCAATGGGCGCAGAAGCCTTGTGTAGAGGAGCCAGTTTAGTAGTAGGAATTGAACAATCGAGCCGAGCCTGTGCAACTATTCAACAAAATTGGCAGCAGGTGGCTGATACTGGGCAAGAATGGCGGGTATTGCGAGGAAATGTTACCCAACAATTAAAAAGCTTAGTCGGAAAACAATTTGACAGAATTTACTTTGATCCACCTTATGCTAGTGGATTGTATCAACCAGTTTTAGAAGCGATCGCTGACTATGATTTACTGGATATCAATGGTGAACTAGCAGCAGAACATAATCCCCAAGGTTGGACACCTCCAGTAATACCCACTTGGGAAATTTGCCGCCAAAAAATTTACGGTAACACAGCACTGACTTTCTATAGAATAATGGACGAAGGGGATGAAGCCAAAGATGAATAAGCGATAAGCCTGACGGCATAGCTAACCCTTAGCGCTTAATATGGATTTAGCAAGCACTTAGCAACTTTATGACAGCAGCACCAACCCTAGCCAAACAATATATTGAACAACGAGATCAAGGATATTGGATTGCAGGGACTCGCATCTCTCTTGAATCAGTTGTGTATGGCTTTTTAAATGGTGAATCTCCTGAAAGCATTGCTCAAAATTTTCCGTTGCTCTCGCTGGAACAAGTTTATGGTACTATTGCCTTCTATCTTGCTAATCAAGAACTCATTGATGCCTATTTAAGAAAAGCTGAAGAAGAATTTGAAAAACTTCAACGGTCTCTAAGAGAGAAAAATATACCTTTGTATCAGAAACTAAAAACAGCTCAAATACAAAAGCAAAGTCAAGCATGACAGGGGTTCGCTTTCAGGCAGATGCTGACCTTAAATAGGTAATTGTAACTGGTACGATACGTAAACAACCCAATATTGACTTTAAAACAAGGAATAGCATCTTATTTAAGATCTCGTCTGACAGATGGTGTATTACTTTGGCAAGTAGCGTGTGAGTATTTGGCTGCTAGCCGAAAATTAGAATCTTTGGGATATGACAAAAGCCAAGCTTACCAATATATCCGTGACCTACAGTAGGTTTGGTATACAGTCATCATAATTTATTAGATAATTGAACTCCAGGAACATATCCCCATCTCACTCAGTTTCAAGAGCAGCATAAAAGTGTAGTTGCAGTCTACTATAGTAGTATTTCTTAAACGCAAACGTTCTTATGACTAATTTGCCAGAAATCAAAGCAGCTATTAAACAACTACCAGAAAATAACATTCGTCAACTTGCGGTATGGCTTCAGGATTATCTGGATGAAATGTGGGATCAACAAATTGCAGATGATCTAGCATCAGGAAGATTGAATAATCTCATCGCCATAGCAGAAGCAGACATCGCAGCTAATAGAGTGAGAGATTTAGATGAAGTCTTTCACAACGGCTGATTTCTGGAAAGCTTATGCAGAATTATCTCCAGAAATGAAAGAACAAGCTCAAAAAGCCTATCAACTTTGGCAAGAAAATTCCCTACATCCTTCTCTACATTTTAAAAAGGTCGGCAACATTCTCTGGTCTGCGCGTATTAGTGGTGGTTATCGAGCCTTAGCTTTAAAAAAAGATGATGATTACTACTGGTTCTGGATTGGCACACATGACGAATATGAAGCGATGCTCAAATAACCGTAGTTTTCCCTCTCGGCATACATTATGGAAGCAGACGATTCACTCAAAAAACTTCTTTATAACCTTGAAAAGCTTTTGCTTCAACCAGATTTAAGAAAATCAGCACCAGATGTTGCAGACTTACTAGCTGACGAGTTTATCGAGTTTGGAAGCTCAGGGCGCATCTTTGACAAGCAACAAATTATCGAGAACTTGCAGAATGAAACCTTAACTCGAAGGTCGATTACAAAATTTAACACTTCAGTTCTGGCAGCCGGAGTTGTTCTGGTTACTTATTGTGTAGTCAGATACAATACTTCAGGTGAACAACCTGTTTATTCGCTGCGAAGTTCTATATGGAAATTAGTCAATGATCAATGGAAAATAGTCTTTCATCAAGGTACTCTGACGAGGGAATCATAGGCGCAGCATAATGATGAAAAATAACTGTAATAGTTTATAAATATGAGTCAGTATACAAGGCAAGTAATTTTATACAAGGATGAAGACGGTTATTAGGTTGTGGAATGTCCAAGTTTGAACGGATGTATCAGCCAGGGAAAAACTCAAGAAGAGGCTTTATCCAACATCAAGGAGGCTATTATGGGATACGTGACTGCTCTAGAGGAAGATGGCTTATCTGTGCCAGAAGAAAATTTTGAAACATTCCTGGTAGTTGTGTGAGCAAGTTGCCCATTATTTTGGGAAAAGAGTGTATCAATGTTCTCGAAAAAATTGGTTTCTAACAAAAACGTAGAGAAAGCAGTCATATTATTCTGCGAAGAGATCAGCCATTTACTCAAGTTGTTGTTCCAGATCACCAAGAGTTGGCTAGAGGTACACTACGAGCTATTATTCGAGATGTGGGATTGAGTGTAGAAGAATTTATATCATTACTTGAGCTATGGTAGGCGATCGCTCACTATGATTTGTTAAATAGAACTGGTGAACTAGCAGCAGAGCATAGTCCCTAAAGTTGGACACCTCCAGTAATACCCACTTGGGAAATTTGCCGCCAAAAAATTTACGGTGTAGAATGCAAATTCTGCCAATATTCCGGTGTTACTTCCTGTCCTTCTCTATTAATACCTTATTCTGATGCTCAATTGTTGTTAATCCTTGCTGCAATATCTCAATTACTCTCGCTAAATTTCCCGCTAGCAGCGCTTGTTTGTCTAACCATAACCCTGGAAAAACTTCACTTTTAATAATTCCTTGTGAATTAGACTCAAGCAGAATATAGTTCCCTTGTGCTAGCCTAAACCAATCCAATTCTCCGTCTTGAAAGCGCCAAACTATATATTCTTGTACTTGGTTGCGACGGTAAACCTTGAGTTTTTCATGTGTATCAATTGAAACACTACTGGCAGCAATTTCAGCAATTAACTCTGGCGCACCTTCCACGTAGCCATCTTCACTAATCTTGGATTGTCCACCTACTTCAATTCTCAGCAGTGCATCTGGTTGAGGTTCGTTATCTGCATCAAGGCGTACAGTACAATTATCTCCTAATTGGACTCCAGGAGTTGAAGCTTTATAAAGCATCAACCAACCAATGATTGCAGCATGGGGTTCACCATGTTGTGTAATTCGTAGTGGGGATGCCATGTAAACAATTCCTTCGATTAAGTCCGCTTTTTTCAGGTGTGGCATCGCATCATAACGACGTTCAAACTCGGCTTGAGTCAGTTTGTCGCCGTTTTCCAAAGTCGGTACTGTGTTTTTGGAAGCAGCGTTTTTGACACGAATTTTGTACGCACTTGAAGTCATAGTGGAAATATTTCCAGGAGGAACTGTACGGAAAATATTTTGCTTTTACCCAGATTCTAAAACATTACTCAATCGGTTTTCCATTGAAGTTGGGAAAGTCTCAAAGGTGTAATCTTTAACTTATGTAAACGATATTTACGACAGGTTACACCCACGCATTTCAACAATCTTAAATAATCAATACGTATATGGAAACTGGAGATGAAGAAGATGAGTTAAGAGTAATTTTTCAGAAACTCCTCATCTTCCTCTACCCAAGCATGGGCTTTGCGCCCCACTAAGTTATTAACCTCCCAACTCGTTAGGACGCTTGTATTGCTTATAGGCAGCGTAAAATAGCCCAGCGAGGGTAACTACAATTAAACCAAGGACAATACCTGATAGCAGGGGTTCAACCACTTTAAATCTCCTGTTTGCAATTATTCAAGATTCATATCTCGCTTTTGATTTTACCAAATCGGGGATGAATCCCTCTCCATATACCATCTTTGCACGACAACTGTTTATGAAAAAATTGTGATTTGTGCTTGCAGACACAATCAAGAACTTTTAAGCTATGTGTAGGACAATGAAAAATTCTTAGCAAACCTCAACTTCCACAACAAACCTTTTGGATAACCAGATTACCAAACCTGAAACTCTGACTCAGCGGCTTGCTGTATTTGCTTTGGCAATACTGCTAGCAGTCCCTTTGGGCATTTTTGGTGTTCAGATAGTTCGAGCTTCTGATCCATACGTCAAAAGTGTGCTTTCTCTTACAGGAGACCCAATTCAAGGACATGCTATTTTTCAAATTAATTGTGCTGGTTGTCATGGACTGGAAGCAGATGGACGAGTAGGCCCTAGTTTGCAAGCTGTCTCAAAGCACAAATCCCGCTATGGACTGATTCATCAAGTTATTAGCGGCGAAACACCACCTATGCCCAAATTCCAGCCTAGTACTCAAGAAATGGCTGATCTCTTAAGCTATTTAGAAACTTTATAAGTTTAAATTGTGTCTTGCTGTAGTTTTTTAGCAAATAGCTTGTTAAAAACTTAGCTTATACTTCATTAAATAGATTTTAAATATAAAAGATACAATACAAGTTGTATAGTAGCTAATTGACTTTATATTTCTATATATTCATCCAAATCAGTATAAAATGTGTCCTCCGATAGAAGGAACAGTTACACTTAAACACCTAGGATGCCTTTAAAGCTTAGATATTGCGTGCATTAAAGAAAATTTGCAACAAGAAATAAGGATGGTGTTTTCATGCAACGAATTTTATCGAGTTTAAAGCAAATATCGCGTCCTATTTTGGTTTTGAGTTTAATGGTTTTTGTTAGCCTGTCAGGTTTATTTATTTTTACTCAACTGCCTAGCTATGCAACAACACTTGAAGAATTAAAATTAATACCTCCAGATTACAGACCAACATCTCAAGAAAAAATTGACCGTGCTTACGAATATAACCGAGCTGCTGGTATCCGAGAAGAAGAAAGACAAGAGGCTTATGAGCAAGCCGTAAAAGACGCTGAAAGTCTTGAAACTATGGAGAAGGCTTACGAAAGAAACTTGAAAGCTGAAAGAAAAGGAAATTCTCAGCCAAATTTACTTGATAAAGCTGAAGAAATAGTTGATAAAGTGACGGGTAATTAGAGTTTGTAGTAAGGACTGAAGTCCTTTTTCTCAACACTCAAGTCCTTACTACGAGCTGATTTATTATAATTCATCAGCTATGACAGGATTAACAGCTTTTTTTTTGCTGCTAATTCTGTGTTCATACCACTTCATTAGGGGAGTGGCAGTAACTCCGTGTAAAACAACAGAAACTATAATAGTGGTATAGGTTATCCAAGCAATTTGTTCAGCAGCTATGCCTTCTAAACCATGACCAAAAGCATAAGCAAGATAATATAAAGACCCAACACCACGGATGCCAAACCATCCAAATAAAAACCGAGCTATTGGATGTAGATTTCGACGACGGGAACCTAAAGGACGCTTACCGATTGTACTAATCCAAACTCCTAATGGGCGAATAATTAAAAATAAAGAAATTATGACTAATAAAGATTGTGTGGCATACTTAAGCATTGGTTCAAATAATAATATCGATCCCAATAATAAAATTGTTCCCACTTCTAAAAGTTTCTCAAGCTGCTCAATAAATTCCAATTTTGCTAGTGATTCTTCTGATTTTCTGTAGCTACGTTGTACAACTAAACCAGCAATAAACACTGCTAAAAAGCCATAACCATTAATAACTTCTGTTAAGGAATAAGTTATTAAAATTATACTTATAGCAACAAAATCTTCCATCAATTCATCAGCAGAATGCTTTTCTTGGATTTTTTGATCAATCCAAACTATTGTTTTGGGAACAATAATTCCCATAATAATACCAGCTGCGATCGCCCAAATTAAATCAACTGTAATC contains the following coding sequences:
- the hisH gene encoding imidazole glycerol phosphate synthase subunit HisH codes for the protein MPVIAVVDYEMGNLHSVCKGLEKAGATPKITHSAKELAKADAVVLPGVGAFDPAVQHLRSRDLEQPIKDTIASGKPFLGICLGLQILFESSAEGNQPGLGIIKGKVQRFRPEPGITIPHMGWNQLEVTQPKSILWEHLPAQPWVYFVHSYYVDPIDPQVRAATVTHGTQTITAAIAHENLMAVQFHPEKSSNIGLQILSNFVAQVREKIAA
- the rsmD gene encoding 16S rRNA (guanine(966)-N(2))-methyltransferase RsmD, yielding MTLRIYGNRQIKTLPGQETRPTSSRVREAVFNIWQGKIAGCRWLDICAGTGSMGAEALCRGASLVVGIEQSSRACATIQQNWQQVADTGQEWRVLRGNVTQQLKSLVGKQFDRIYFDPPYASGLYQPVLEAIADYDLLDINGELAAEHNPQGWTPPVIPTWEICRQKIYGNTALTFYRIMDEGDEAKDE
- a CDS encoding DUF433 domain-containing protein gives rise to the protein MTAAPTLAKQYIEQRDQGYWIAGTRISLESVVYGFLNGESPESIAQNFPLLSLEQVYGTIAFYLANQELIDAYLRKAEEEFEKLQRSLREKNIPLYQKLKTAQIQKQSQA
- a CDS encoding DUF4440 domain-containing protein: MEADDSLKKLLYNLEKLLLQPDLRKSAPDVADLLADEFIEFGSSGRIFDKQQIIENLQNETLTRRSITKFNTSVLAAGVVLVTYCVVRYNTSGEQPVYSLRSSIWKLVNDQWKIVFHQGTLTRES
- a CDS encoding type II toxin-antitoxin system HicB family antitoxin; this translates as MECPSLNGCISQGKTQEEALSNIKEAIMGYVTALEEDGLSVPEENFETFLVVV
- a CDS encoding Uma2 family endonuclease, whose amino-acid sequence is MTSSAYKIRVKNAASKNTVPTLENGDKLTQAEFERRYDAMPHLKKADLIEGIVYMASPLRITQHGEPHAAIIGWLMLYKASTPGVQLGDNCTVRLDADNEPQPDALLRIEVGGQSKISEDGYVEGAPELIAEIAASSVSIDTHEKLKVYRRNQVQEYIVWRFQDGELDWFRLAQGNYILLESNSQGIIKSEVFPGLWLDKQALLAGNLARVIEILQQGLTTIEHQNKVLIEKDRK
- the petG gene encoding cytochrome b6-f complex subunit V, translated to MVEPLLSGIVLGLIVVTLAGLFYAAYKQYKRPNELGG
- a CDS encoding cytochrome c is translated as MDNQITKPETLTQRLAVFALAILLAVPLGIFGVQIVRASDPYVKSVLSLTGDPIQGHAIFQINCAGCHGLEADGRVGPSLQAVSKHKSRYGLIHQVISGETPPMPKFQPSTQEMADLLSYLETL
- a CDS encoding cation:proton antiporter; the protein is MVDIYIIDLLVIGLLLLVVTLGSGWISRLPLSFAIIYLVVGIFLGPYGFRLIQLRQDEVFNAELLERIAEFVVIISVFGCGLKIIHPLRLDIWSITARLIGFLMPISIFALAAVGKLFLGMNWGEAILLGAILAPTDPVLASEVQLVDVKDQDELRFGLTSEGGLNDALAFPFVYFGIYALKDNNWGNWFQHWITVDLIWAIAAGIIMGIIVPKTIVWIDQKIQEKHSADELMEDFVAISIILITYSLTEVINGYGFLAVFIAGLVVQRSYRKSEESLAKLEFIEQLEKLLEVGTILLLGSILLFEPMLKYATQSLLVIISLFLIIRPLGVWISTIGKRPLGSRRRNLHPIARFLFGWFGIRGVGSLYYLAYAFGHGLEGIAAEQIAWITYTTIIVSVVLHGVTATPLMKWYEHRISSKKKAVNPVIADEL